A window from Aquiluna borgnonia encodes these proteins:
- a CDS encoding tetratricopeptide repeat protein, which yields MTNFGGAFDLSSLNNKKTAAAVGNQVSGWLVPADEQVLRKYLALSESVPVLMLIVDGSESSNAVSALVESIIAEAQGRFAGISVDLNTSPQLAAAIGINQAPAMAAILSGQPAPLFKGNISQDQLVQILGQVLQLATQNKITGSVTLSDQAAEPVKKLTPEHQAAIDAVDRGDLSSALAQFEKLAVEYPNDLEIKAGLSQVRLLKRLGDGQTGPLADLFTGADQALISGAPSEAFEILLARFAVDFDNRDAIRQRLIELFTVTGDSHEAVLAARRKLASLMF from the coding sequence ATGACTAATTTTGGCGGAGCGTTCGACCTTTCCAGTCTGAACAATAAGAAGACTGCTGCCGCTGTGGGCAACCAGGTATCAGGCTGGCTAGTGCCAGCTGACGAGCAGGTCTTGCGCAAGTATCTGGCGCTCTCTGAGAGCGTTCCAGTACTGATGCTGATAGTTGATGGATCAGAGTCATCTAACGCCGTCAGCGCCCTGGTGGAATCCATCATTGCCGAGGCTCAGGGCCGCTTTGCCGGCATCAGCGTTGACCTTAACACCTCTCCGCAATTGGCCGCTGCAATTGGCATCAATCAGGCCCCGGCCATGGCCGCGATTCTCTCGGGCCAGCCGGCGCCGCTGTTCAAGGGCAACATCAGCCAGGACCAACTGGTCCAGATCTTGGGACAGGTTTTGCAGTTGGCGACCCAGAATAAAATCACCGGCTCGGTAACCCTTTCCGATCAGGCCGCAGAGCCTGTGAAAAAACTGACTCCCGAGCACCAGGCGGCCATCGATGCAGTCGACAGGGGAGACCTGTCCTCGGCCCTTGCGCAGTTTGAAAAGCTAGCCGTTGAGTACCCAAACGATTTGGAAATTAAGGCCGGCCTCTCCCAGGTTCGGTTGCTGAAGCGCCTCGGAGACGGGCAGACCGGACCGCTGGCAGATCTTTTCACCGGTGCCGACCAGGCGCTGATTTCAGGTGCTCCGAGCGAGGCCTTTGAGATTTTGCTAGCGCGATTTGCGGTCGATTTTGACAACCGGGACGCGATCCGACAGCGACTGATTGAGCTGTTCACCGTGACCGGTGACTCTCACGAGGCGGTATTGGCTGCTAGGCGCAAGCTCGCGTCACTGATGTTCTAG
- the glgB gene encoding 1,4-alpha-glucan branching protein GlgB has protein sequence MNPEAHELQLIAEGRHHSPHSILGIHLSGKDWVVRALRPFAKAVTIKGKNDSYSLEHIYGGVWEYRGTGKQPGDYRIVAEYENAPAWESDDPYRYLPKIGDLDLHLIAEGRHEQLWQALGAHHVVQSDSISDTSGVSFKLWAPNAQAVRVVGSFNHWDGTCYAMRSMGGSGVWELFIPGVQPGDLYKFQILTKAGHWITKIDPLARRTEIPPATSSVVEASSYKWQDESWISARAKRDALKAPMSIYELHLGSWRGAKNYRDLAPELIGHVKFLGFTHVEFMPLAEHPFGGSWGYQVTGYYAPTSRFGSPDDLRFLIDQLHAAGIGVIMDWVPAHFPKDDWALARYDGEALYEDADPRRGDHPDWGTHVFNFGRTEVRNFLVANANYWFEEFHVDGLRVDAVASMLYLDYSRQEGQWLPNIYGGRENLDAIRFLQETNATAYRRNPGIMMIAEESTAFPGVSAPTDQGGLGFGFKWNMGWMHDSLEYIQRDPAYRKYHHGEITFSMLYAYDEKFVLPISHDEVVHGKGSLLAKMPGDHWQKLANMRAYLSFMWSHPGKKLLFMGQEFAQPSEWSESRDLDWWLLDHHPHRGMQQLVADLNRLYLENPALYELDHDHRGFQWIDGGDADNNLLSFLRFDSNGNQIAVVVNFAGHPYHNFRLGLPAAGYWKEILNSDAETYAGSGVGNSGGVQAVDISAHGRPFSAEISIPPLGAIWLKLS, from the coding sequence ATGAATCCCGAGGCACACGAGCTCCAACTAATCGCTGAGGGTAGGCACCACTCCCCCCACTCAATCCTTGGAATCCACCTATCAGGCAAGGACTGGGTGGTTAGAGCCCTTAGGCCCTTTGCCAAGGCTGTGACCATCAAAGGCAAAAACGATAGCTACTCCCTCGAACACATCTACGGTGGGGTCTGGGAATACCGCGGTACGGGAAAGCAGCCTGGTGACTATCGCATTGTGGCCGAGTATGAAAATGCTCCGGCCTGGGAATCTGATGACCCCTACCGCTACCTACCCAAGATTGGCGATTTGGATCTTCACCTGATTGCAGAGGGTCGGCACGAGCAGCTTTGGCAGGCACTTGGTGCCCACCACGTTGTGCAGTCAGACTCAATCTCCGACACCTCAGGGGTTAGCTTCAAACTATGGGCCCCGAATGCTCAGGCGGTTCGGGTAGTGGGAAGCTTCAACCACTGGGATGGCACCTGCTATGCGATGCGCTCGATGGGTGGCAGCGGGGTTTGGGAGCTGTTTATTCCAGGCGTGCAGCCCGGCGATCTCTATAAGTTTCAGATCCTCACCAAAGCCGGTCACTGGATAACCAAGATCGACCCGCTTGCCCGCCGAACCGAAATCCCACCGGCAACCTCATCGGTGGTGGAGGCATCCAGCTATAAGTGGCAGGACGAGAGTTGGATTTCCGCTCGTGCCAAGCGCGATGCCCTCAAGGCTCCGATGAGCATCTATGAGCTGCACCTGGGTTCCTGGCGCGGGGCTAAGAATTATCGTGACCTGGCGCCAGAACTAATTGGGCACGTCAAGTTCCTGGGTTTCACCCACGTTGAGTTCATGCCGCTGGCAGAGCACCCGTTTGGAGGCTCCTGGGGCTACCAGGTCACCGGCTACTACGCGCCAACCTCTAGGTTTGGCTCGCCAGATGACCTGCGCTTTCTGATTGACCAGCTTCACGCAGCCGGCATCGGAGTGATCATGGACTGGGTTCCCGCTCACTTTCCAAAGGACGATTGGGCGCTAGCTCGCTATGACGGCGAGGCGCTCTACGAGGATGCCGACCCCAGACGCGGTGATCACCCGGATTGGGGTACCCACGTTTTCAACTTTGGTCGAACCGAGGTCAGAAACTTTTTAGTTGCAAACGCCAACTACTGGTTTGAGGAGTTTCACGTTGACGGCCTGAGGGTGGATGCGGTTGCATCCATGCTTTATTTGGATTACAGCCGCCAGGAAGGACAGTGGCTACCAAACATTTATGGCGGCCGCGAAAACCTGGACGCCATCAGGTTCTTGCAGGAAACCAATGCCACCGCCTACCGCAGAAACCCGGGCATCATGATGATCGCCGAGGAGTCCACCGCATTCCCAGGTGTTTCAGCGCCAACCGATCAGGGCGGCCTCGGGTTTGGATTCAAGTGGAATATGGGCTGGATGCACGATTCCCTGGAGTACATTCAGCGCGACCCCGCATACCGAAAGTATCACCACGGCGAAATTACCTTTTCCATGCTCTATGCCTACGACGAGAAGTTTGTGCTGCCGATTAGCCATGACGAGGTAGTCCATGGCAAGGGGTCGCTACTGGCGAAGATGCCTGGCGATCACTGGCAAAAACTTGCCAACATGCGCGCCTACCTCAGTTTCATGTGGTCTCACCCGGGAAAGAAGCTGCTGTTCATGGGCCAGGAGTTTGCCCAACCCTCTGAGTGGAGCGAATCCAGGGATTTGGACTGGTGGCTGCTTGACCACCACCCTCACCGCGGTATGCAGCAGCTAGTTGCCGACCTGAACCGCCTCTACCTGGAGAATCCTGCGCTTTACGAACTCGATCACGATCACCGCGGATTTCAGTGGATTGACGGAGGCGATGCCGACAACAACCTGTTGAGCTTCCTGAGGTTTGATTCAAACGGAAACCAGATTGCCGTGGTGGTGAACTTTGCAGGTCACCCCTATCACAACTTCCGCTTGGGGCTGCCGGCGGCAGGTTACTGGAAAGAGATTCTGAACAGCGATGCCGAGACTTACGCCGGTAGCGGGGTGGGAAACTCCGGCGGGGTGCAGGCTGTAGACATCTCCGCCCACGGCAGGCCCTTCTCAGCGGAGATATCGATCCCTCCGCTCGGTGCCATCTGGCTGAAGCTCTCCTAG
- a CDS encoding alpha-1,4-glucan--maltose-1-phosphate maltosyltransferase gives MGTFPKRIGRIPITKTWPEVDFGAFPAKAFLGEVITFGATSFREGHDAIAVELLLTDPSSKTTRLRMNPGRPGMDEWVVSLKLDQLGSYRYQVSAWDDEYHTWLHNTEVKLAAGIDQELMMLEGERLLTKLASGAKPKAASALNEFAKLLTAKDQTPQQRLEAALADGLSELAEANPVRALETLSDEREVICERTLAGSGAWYEFFPRSEGATRSADGTITSGNFKTASKSLTRVKDMGFEVLYLPPIHPIGTAHRKGPNNTLTATESDPGSPWAIGNTTGGHDSIHPDLGDEKDFKAFVKAANKLGIEIAMDLALQASPDHPWVKEHPNWFTQRADGSIAYAENPPKKYQDIYPINFDQDPEGIFSEVLKVVQKWIDLGVKIFRVDNPHTKPLDFWQRLIAEVNSKNPEVIFLAEAFTRPAMMHGLGKAGFQQSYCYFSWRNKKDELVEYLNELAHETADFFRPALWVNTPDILTPYLQFGGKPAFKIRATIAATAGSIWGMYAGFELYESVARPGAEENIDSEKFEIKVRDWAKASKSGETLIPRIALLNQIRRENPAIGQLRNLTMHYSDDSEILVYSKHLAAGHNGGKPNTILVVVNTDPHSVRETNIHLKLEALGVGSKFQVTDLITGAKYQWGEHNYVRLDSFTEPAHILKVEA, from the coding sequence ATGGGCACATTTCCAAAGCGCATCGGTCGGATTCCAATCACCAAAACCTGGCCCGAGGTTGACTTCGGCGCTTTCCCTGCCAAGGCATTTCTCGGCGAGGTAATCACCTTTGGTGCCACATCATTTCGCGAGGGGCATGATGCCATCGCGGTCGAGCTTTTGCTAACCGACCCATCCTCAAAAACCACCCGGCTGAGAATGAACCCTGGACGCCCCGGCATGGACGAGTGGGTGGTTTCTCTGAAGCTAGATCAGCTCGGCAGCTACCGCTACCAGGTGAGCGCCTGGGATGACGAATACCACACCTGGCTACACAACACCGAGGTGAAGCTGGCTGCTGGCATAGACCAGGAGCTGATGATGCTCGAGGGTGAGCGACTGCTCACCAAACTTGCCAGCGGGGCTAAGCCCAAAGCGGCTTCCGCCCTGAATGAATTTGCCAAATTGCTAACCGCCAAGGACCAGACTCCGCAGCAGCGCCTTGAAGCCGCCTTGGCCGATGGTTTGAGCGAGCTGGCAGAGGCCAATCCGGTGCGCGCGCTCGAGACCCTAAGCGACGAGCGAGAGGTTATCTGCGAGCGAACCCTTGCGGGCTCTGGCGCCTGGTATGAATTCTTCCCGCGCTCCGAGGGTGCCACTCGCAGTGCCGACGGAACCATAACCTCTGGCAACTTCAAGACTGCATCTAAGAGTCTTACCCGGGTGAAGGACATGGGCTTTGAGGTGCTCTACCTGCCCCCGATCCATCCGATCGGCACCGCTCACCGCAAAGGTCCCAACAACACCCTGACTGCCACCGAGAGCGACCCCGGCTCCCCCTGGGCAATCGGCAATACCACTGGTGGACACGATTCAATCCACCCGGACCTGGGAGATGAAAAAGACTTCAAGGCCTTTGTCAAGGCAGCAAACAAGCTGGGCATTGAAATAGCCATGGATCTGGCACTGCAAGCGTCGCCAGATCACCCCTGGGTCAAAGAGCACCCCAACTGGTTCACCCAGCGCGCAGATGGCTCAATCGCCTATGCCGAGAACCCACCCAAGAAATACCAGGACATCTACCCGATCAACTTCGACCAGGACCCCGAGGGCATTTTCAGCGAGGTGCTCAAGGTGGTGCAAAAGTGGATTGACCTCGGCGTGAAGATATTCCGGGTGGACAACCCACACACCAAGCCGCTGGATTTTTGGCAGCGCCTGATTGCTGAGGTCAACTCTAAAAACCCCGAGGTCATTTTCCTGGCGGAGGCCTTCACCCGGCCGGCGATGATGCACGGCCTTGGCAAGGCCGGGTTCCAGCAGTCCTACTGCTATTTCTCCTGGCGCAACAAAAAAGATGAGCTGGTGGAGTACCTCAACGAGTTAGCTCACGAAACGGCCGATTTCTTCAGGCCCGCACTTTGGGTGAATACCCCAGACATCCTCACCCCCTACCTGCAGTTTGGCGGCAAGCCTGCCTTCAAGATCCGCGCCACTATCGCAGCGACAGCAGGCTCGATCTGGGGCATGTATGCCGGTTTCGAGCTCTATGAGTCGGTAGCCAGACCCGGCGCCGAAGAAAACATCGACAGTGAGAAATTTGAGATCAAGGTCAGGGACTGGGCTAAAGCCAGCAAGTCTGGCGAGACCCTAATTCCCCGCATTGCGCTGCTGAACCAAATCCGCAGGGAGAACCCGGCCATTGGCCAGCTGCGCAACCTCACAATGCATTACAGCGATGACTCGGAGATCCTGGTTTACTCCAAGCACCTTGCCGCCGGGCACAACGGCGGCAAACCAAACACCATCCTGGTTGTTGTAAACACCGACCCGCACTCAGTGAGGGAAACCAATATCCACCTCAAGCTCGAAGCTCTGGGAGTCGGTTCAAAGTTCCAGGTCACTGATCTGATAACCGGTGCCAAATACCAGTGGGGCGAGCACAACTACGTTCGGCTGGATTCCTTCACTGAGCCCGCACACATTTTGAAAGTTGAAGCATGA
- the glgX gene encoding glycogen debranching protein GlgX: MADSSTEQLLAPLGLTLLDGGGVFSVWSETAESVNLHILDPEDSEVSSHIIELERTEGGIWSASDDRLTRGIKYALRASGPEGPRHAFQPERNLLDPYARGLVRESPRDYHCVAIERDFDWQSVAKPGVSLSESVIYEAHVRGLSRINPAIPEEIRGSYAALGHPATIEYLVNLGITALELLPIQAFISEPRLVNLGLINYWGYNTINFFTPHLRYAAEATRAQGPEAMLRELKTAIRELHRAGIEVIMDVVYNHTAEGGSKGLTYSYRGLDNSSYYRQDDHGNYHDTTGCGNSLNFGNPMVQRLTLDSLRYWTQELQIDGFRFDLAATLARDESNHYNPQHPLFSAMKQDPIISSAKLIVEPWDVGMGGWQTGNFPAGFPEWNDRYRDSVRRFWLQDIANARSSGNHSNGVRELAGRIAGSQDLMSDGNGPTASINFITAHDGFTLWDLVSHNVKHNSANGEGNRDGANNNLSFNHGAEGPSANPSISYARRKAARNLIGTLLLSAGIPMITAGDERLKTQGGNNNAYCQDNVITWQNFSPDTHQLDFEKTVSHLIALRKNLPALRPRTFPTLAEPTPEQDQMLWFSVRGDQMSVDDWHNPERRTLQRLTYHLMNDGSKQGVMLVINGTEAVKNVTLANPKGITEYELLWDSALELPPKRSVVMKAGSKLRMVETSLQLFLVR, from the coding sequence ATGGCTGACTCATCAACTGAACAACTGCTTGCCCCGCTGGGCCTAACCCTGCTCGATGGTGGCGGGGTATTTTCAGTTTGGTCAGAAACCGCAGAATCCGTTAATCTGCACATTTTGGACCCTGAGGACTCTGAGGTCTCTAGCCACATCATTGAACTTGAGAGAACTGAGGGTGGCATCTGGTCCGCCAGCGATGACCGACTAACCAGAGGCATCAAATACGCACTCAGGGCTTCGGGTCCCGAAGGCCCAAGACATGCCTTCCAACCCGAGCGCAACCTGCTGGACCCCTATGCCAGGGGTCTGGTTAGGGAGAGCCCCAGGGACTACCACTGCGTGGCGATTGAGCGCGACTTTGACTGGCAGAGCGTTGCAAAGCCAGGGGTATCTCTTTCCGAGTCTGTGATTTACGAAGCTCATGTCCGAGGACTTAGCCGCATCAATCCAGCCATCCCCGAGGAGATCCGGGGGTCCTACGCAGCCCTTGGTCATCCGGCGACCATTGAGTACCTGGTGAATCTGGGCATTACCGCGTTGGAGCTGCTCCCAATTCAGGCTTTTATCTCAGAGCCGCGGCTAGTGAACCTGGGCCTAATCAACTACTGGGGCTACAACACCATCAACTTCTTCACCCCACACCTGCGCTATGCAGCAGAGGCAACCAGGGCACAAGGGCCAGAGGCCATGCTGCGAGAGCTAAAGACCGCTATCCGCGAGCTGCACCGAGCCGGGATCGAAGTGATCATGGATGTGGTTTACAACCACACCGCCGAGGGCGGCTCCAAGGGACTTACCTACTCCTATCGCGGCCTAGATAACTCCAGCTACTACCGCCAGGACGATCACGGCAACTACCACGACACCACCGGCTGCGGGAACTCACTGAACTTTGGTAACCCAATGGTTCAGCGCCTCACCCTGGATTCGCTGCGCTACTGGACCCAGGAGCTGCAAATTGATGGCTTCCGCTTCGACCTCGCCGCAACCCTGGCCCGAGACGAATCGAATCACTACAACCCGCAGCACCCGCTTTTCTCGGCCATGAAGCAGGACCCCATCATTTCCTCGGCAAAGCTGATCGTTGAACCGTGGGATGTCGGTATGGGCGGCTGGCAGACCGGCAACTTCCCGGCCGGCTTCCCGGAGTGGAACGACCGATACCGCGACAGCGTGAGAAGGTTTTGGCTGCAGGACATAGCCAATGCTCGATCCAGTGGCAATCACTCCAACGGAGTACGGGAGCTGGCCGGCAGAATTGCCGGATCGCAGGATTTGATGAGCGATGGCAATGGTCCAACCGCTTCCATCAACTTCATAACCGCTCACGACGGTTTCACTCTCTGGGACCTGGTCTCACACAACGTCAAGCACAACTCAGCCAACGGCGAAGGTAATCGAGACGGTGCCAACAATAACCTCTCGTTCAACCACGGTGCTGAGGGGCCAAGTGCAAATCCATCCATTAGTTACGCTCGCCGCAAGGCCGCCAGGAACCTAATCGGAACCCTGCTGCTCTCCGCAGGAATCCCCATGATTACCGCGGGTGACGAGCGGCTGAAGACCCAAGGCGGCAACAACAATGCCTACTGCCAGGACAACGTAATTACCTGGCAGAACTTCAGCCCGGATACCCATCAGCTGGATTTTGAAAAAACTGTCAGCCACCTAATCGCTCTGAGAAAAAACCTTCCAGCCCTCAGGCCCAGAACCTTCCCAACCCTTGCGGAACCGACCCCGGAACAAGACCAAATGCTGTGGTTCTCGGTCCGAGGCGATCAAATGAGCGTTGATGACTGGCACAATCCTGAGCGCCGCACCCTGCAGCGCCTCACCTACCACCTGATGAATGACGGCTCAAAGCAAGGTGTCATGCTTGTTATCAACGGCACCGAAGCCGTGAAGAACGTGACGCTGGCTAACCCCAAAGGCATAACCGAATACGAGCTGCTCTGGGACAGTGCACTGGAACTTCCCCCCAAGAGAAGCGTTGTCATGAAAGCCGGATCCAAGTTGCGCATGGTTGAAACCAGCCTGCAGTTGTTTTTAGTTAGGTAA
- a CDS encoding cysteine desulfurase family protein: protein MSVYLDHAATTPVRPESLNAYLEAQSHFGNPSSVHAQGRQTREILEQAREVLAEAVGCHRSEVIFTSGGTESDNQLIKGLYWSRQDRPRKYILSALTEHHALLDPIHWLEKHEGAQPVWLTVDKTGQPDFAQFQQLIEELGDEIALVSLMWVNNETGALIDLQKFSALAGQRNIPVHSDAVATFGHLPFKFSETGLTAMSISGHKLGAPIGIGASIIARSAKPVSLIHGGGQERGLRSGTMNYPLAMAFAQAASAAVSDQVEREHRLGAMRDRLERELLKTIPAVSKTISGPRIEHTASFLFPGAQSDSLLFLLDQKGLCVSAGSACQAGVLGASHVLLAMGYSEAEASSVLRISLGHSTTEADVDTFLGVIEEVYSTALRAGLNR from the coding sequence ATGTCGGTCTACCTGGACCATGCCGCAACCACACCGGTTCGACCTGAGTCGCTAAACGCTTACCTAGAGGCCCAGTCGCACTTTGGCAACCCTTCATCTGTTCACGCTCAGGGCAGGCAGACCAGAGAGATTCTGGAGCAGGCCAGAGAGGTTTTGGCTGAGGCTGTTGGGTGTCACCGCTCCGAGGTGATTTTCACTTCAGGCGGTACGGAGTCGGACAACCAACTGATTAAAGGTTTGTACTGGTCAAGGCAAGATCGCCCCAGGAAGTACATACTTTCTGCACTCACAGAGCACCACGCACTCCTGGATCCAATTCACTGGTTAGAGAAGCATGAGGGGGCGCAGCCAGTTTGGCTGACTGTGGATAAAACCGGCCAGCCGGATTTTGCTCAGTTTCAGCAGCTGATTGAAGAACTGGGCGATGAGATTGCCCTGGTGTCGCTGATGTGGGTGAACAATGAGACCGGAGCGCTGATTGACCTACAAAAGTTTTCGGCGCTCGCGGGCCAGCGCAACATCCCGGTTCACAGTGATGCAGTCGCCACCTTTGGGCACTTACCCTTCAAATTCTCCGAAACGGGACTGACCGCGATGAGCATCTCCGGTCACAAGCTTGGGGCTCCGATAGGCATTGGAGCGAGCATTATTGCCCGCTCCGCCAAGCCGGTATCGCTCATTCACGGAGGTGGACAGGAGCGGGGACTTAGGTCTGGAACCATGAACTACCCACTTGCCATGGCTTTCGCTCAGGCTGCCTCGGCGGCGGTATCCGATCAGGTTGAACGTGAGCACAGACTAGGCGCGATGCGCGATCGCCTAGAGCGAGAGCTGTTGAAAACAATTCCTGCGGTATCCAAGACCATCTCCGGACCCAGGATTGAACACACCGCTAGCTTTTTGTTTCCAGGCGCCCAAAGCGATTCACTGCTGTTTTTACTCGATCAAAAGGGACTATGCGTCTCAGCTGGAAGTGCATGCCAGGCTGGTGTGCTGGGAGCCTCTCACGTGCTATTAGCTATGGGTTACAGCGAAGCCGAGGCTTCCAGCGTGCTGCGCATTTCGCTCGGGCACAGCACCACCGAGGCCGATGTTGATACTTTCCTCGGCGTAATTGAAGAGGTTTATTCCACAGCGCTTCGCGCTGGGCTGAACCGCTAG
- the mnmA gene encoding tRNA 2-thiouridine(34) synthase MnmA produces MRVLAAMSGGVDSAVAAARAVEMGHEVVGVHLALSRMPGTLRTGSRGCCTIEDSMDAQRAAKKLGIDYYVWDFSERFKLDVVDDFVAEYQAGRTPNPCMRCNERIKFAALLEKGLALGFDAVCTGHYASILEDDHGNLELHRSLAMAKDQSYVLGVLTQEQLKHSMFPLGATASKDLVRKEAAERGLAVANKPDSYDICFIPEGDTREWLRDFIPSDPGKIVDTEGNTLGEHDGHVGFTIGQRKGLRIGRPAADGKPRYVLEIRPKTNEVVVGPEAALQIGQLGGARYSWCGKAPENPEIPFDCEVQVRAHGESIPARAYVTESELVIDLLEPLYGVAPGQTAVLYLGTRVLGQTTIDRTKSAEPLNV; encoded by the coding sequence GTGCGTGTCTTAGCAGCTATGAGTGGTGGAGTTGACTCCGCCGTAGCAGCTGCGCGCGCGGTTGAAATGGGACACGAGGTGGTTGGAGTCCACCTCGCGCTCTCGCGCATGCCTGGCACCTTGAGAACCGGTTCCCGCGGCTGCTGCACCATTGAGGACTCAATGGATGCCCAGCGCGCGGCCAAGAAGCTTGGCATTGACTACTACGTTTGGGATTTCTCCGAACGGTTCAAGCTGGATGTGGTTGATGATTTCGTGGCGGAGTACCAGGCCGGTCGCACTCCAAACCCGTGCATGCGCTGCAATGAGCGAATTAAGTTTGCAGCCCTTCTGGAAAAGGGTTTGGCCTTGGGATTTGATGCCGTCTGCACCGGCCACTACGCATCGATTCTTGAAGACGACCACGGCAATTTAGAACTTCACCGCTCACTTGCCATGGCCAAGGACCAGAGCTACGTGCTAGGGGTGTTGACCCAGGAACAGCTAAAGCACTCAATGTTTCCGCTCGGGGCCACCGCTTCTAAGGATTTGGTTCGCAAAGAAGCCGCGGAGCGCGGCCTTGCGGTTGCCAATAAGCCTGACTCCTACGACATCTGCTTTATCCCCGAGGGTGACACCAGAGAGTGGCTCAGAGACTTCATCCCCTCTGATCCAGGAAAGATCGTTGACACCGAGGGAAATACCTTGGGTGAACACGATGGTCACGTTGGTTTCACCATCGGGCAGCGCAAAGGCCTGCGTATCGGTAGGCCGGCAGCCGATGGTAAACCAAGGTATGTTCTCGAGATTCGACCCAAGACGAATGAGGTTGTGGTTGGACCTGAAGCTGCCCTGCAGATTGGTCAGCTCGGCGGAGCAAGATATTCGTGGTGCGGGAAGGCTCCTGAAAATCCTGAGATTCCCTTTGATTGTGAAGTTCAGGTTAGAGCCCACGGCGAGTCGATCCCAGCTCGCGCCTACGTCACTGAGTCAGAACTCGTGATTGATCTGCTGGAGCCGCTCTACGGCGTTGCTCCGGGCCAAACCGCGGTGCTGTATTTGGGAACCAGGGTGCTGGGTCAAACCACCATAGATCGGACCAAGAGCGCGGAGCCGCTCAATGTCTAG